From Asterias rubens chromosome 6, eAstRub1.3, whole genome shotgun sequence, one genomic window encodes:
- the LOC117291811 gene encoding uncharacterized protein LOC117291811: protein MAEPEPTPPVGAVTLTKLRAKTPDSIRVHPYNPKAHGASKYEMEPETRPPNYRPDKMTYFNMAKRKLHMLLLSLVVGAVILAVFLAIILLIHHKNQTAAAETTREALQQS, encoded by the exons ATGGCGGAACCAGAACCAACCCCTCCAGTTGGTGCAGTCACTTTAACGAAATTGCGAGCGAAAACACCAGATTCAATTCGAGTTCATCCTTACAACCCCAAAGCCCACGGCGCTTCCAAATATGAGATGGAACCAGAAACAAGACCTCCG AACTATCGACCTGATAAGATGACATATTTCAATATGGCCAAGAGGAAGTTACACATGCTGCTTCTGAGCCTAGTGGTCGGTGCCGTAATTCTTGCAGTCTTTCTTGCAATCATCTTACTCATCCACCACA AAAATCAAACAGCAGCTGCTGAGACAACTCGAGAAGCTCTTCAACAAAGTTGA